The following coding sequences are from one Kogia breviceps isolate mKogBre1 chromosome X, mKogBre1 haplotype 1, whole genome shotgun sequence window:
- the PPP1R2C gene encoding LOW QUALITY PROTEIN: protein phosphatase inhibitor 2 family member C (The sequence of the model RefSeq protein was modified relative to this genomic sequence to represent the inferred CDS: inserted 1 base in 1 codon), which translates to MEAGTTVASPALDFVTSGAGKSQKWDESNFLATYRPAYRVYDFMKMNEPGTRQLGLEEXQEGGAKSDFETKEAMTLDSLANKLATTDTSSELNYLVREPEKDGVHTSKIFLDKREKQQQFEMKRKLHYNQGLNIKLARQLISKDLQREEEEAENKESWHATSQDKTTIMEESEEGPTSNEELQTQSFYDEKTTFDQRCNCLSDPNPVTITCGFLLCRAHASSTEILIS; encoded by the exons ATGGAGGCGGGGACCACTGTGGCATCACCCGCGTTGGACTTCGTGACATCGGGGGCCGGGAAGTCCCAGAAGTGGGATGAGTCGAACTTCCTGGCGACCTACCGCCCTGCGTACAGAGTCTACGATTTCATGAAGATGAATGAGCCCGGCACTCGCCAGCTCGGTCTGGAGG GACAGGAAGGAGGTGCAAAGAGTGATTTCGAAACTAAAGAAGCCATGACCCTCGACAGCTTAGCTAATAAATTAGCCACCACTGATACCTCCTCGGAGCTCAACTATCTAGTGCGGGAGCCGGAGAAGGATGGGGTGCACACCAGCAAAATCTTCTTGGACAAACGAGAGAAACAGCAGCAGTTCGAAATGAAAAGGAAGCTTCACTACAACCAAGGACTGAACATCAAATTGGCCAGACAGCTGATTTCCAAAGATCTACAacgtgaggaggaggaggctgaaaACAAAGAAAGTTGGCATGCCACCAGCCAAGACAAGACTACCATCATGGAAGAATCAGAGGAAGGCCCCACCAGCAACGAGGAACTGCAGACCCAGTCATTCTACGACGAGAAGACAACGTTTGATCAACGCTGCAATTGTTTGTCAGATCCAAACCCCGTTACTATAACCTGCGGCTTCTTGTTGTGTAGAGCTCATGCTTCAAGTACTGAAATACTTATCAGTTAA